From Thermodesulfobacteriota bacterium, one genomic window encodes:
- a CDS encoding CopG family transcriptional regulator produces the protein MSNLTIEVQMVEKRILPNRSEAIQRAIKNKLTKMKRGRLLRECTELDRQFEQTLAKEGIDHELKTWPEY, from the coding sequence GTGAGCAATCTGACAATAGAGGTCCAAATGGTTGAAAAGCGCATCTTACCTAACCGGAGCGAAGCGATTCAGCGGGCTATCAAGAATAAACTTACCAAAATGAAGCGGGGACGCCTGTTAAGGGAATGCACCGAACTAGACCGGCAATTCGAGCAAACGCTCGCTAAAGAGGGAATAGACCATGAGCTGAAAACTTGGCCAGAATATTGA